In one Trichlorobacter lovleyi SZ genomic region, the following are encoded:
- a CDS encoding aconitate hydratase — MAKNLTTKILEAHLTEGMLIPGSEISIKIDHTLLQDATGTMAMLEFIAMGLPRVEVGLAAQYIDHNLLQTDYKNADDHAFLTSAARRFGVHLSKPGNGISHQVHLERFGVPGLTLLGADSHTPTAAGLSMLAIGAGGLDVALAMAGHSFSLPCPKVFGVKLIGQLNPWVSGKDVVLEMLRRHTVKGGVGKVIEYYGPGVAGLSATDRATIGNMGAELGATSSIFPSDERTREFLVAQGRGDGWQPLAADSGAFYDEYDEIDLSALEPLIACPSSPDKVVPVREVAGIKVDQVIVGSSVNSSFRDLMTVCRILEGKRIAAGVSFHANPGSRQVLENVAQQGGILMLLMAGVNIHQSGCLGCIGMGQAPGSGQISLRTFPRNFPGRSGTKDDKVYLCSPETAAASGLNGVITDPRDLGKSMSWPAVKNPDLYLVDDSSIIYPLSPADAAAVEIITGPNIVPFPTFEPLPDSLAATVVLKVGDNITTDHIMPAGNKILPLRSNIPAISRYVFEQIDTSFAERAESLGDVVVVGGENYGQGSSREHAALAPRYLGVRVKIAKSFARIHKANLVNFGILPLVFKNPVDYELIEQGAKIVCNGIRELVQAGATELPVLVNGAEIRVLLDVSERQRYELLAGGTLNAVKEGKV; from the coding sequence ATGGCTAAGAATCTGACGACCAAAATTCTAGAGGCCCACCTGACGGAAGGAATGCTGATTCCGGGCAGCGAAATTTCCATCAAGATTGACCATACCCTGCTGCAGGATGCTACCGGTACCATGGCCATGCTGGAGTTCATTGCCATGGGATTGCCACGGGTTGAGGTAGGGCTTGCTGCCCAGTATATTGATCATAACCTGCTGCAAACCGATTACAAGAATGCCGACGATCATGCTTTTCTTACCAGTGCGGCCCGGCGTTTTGGAGTACATCTGTCCAAGCCTGGTAACGGTATTTCTCACCAGGTCCACCTTGAACGTTTTGGAGTGCCTGGTCTGACCTTGCTGGGGGCAGACTCCCATACGCCGACTGCCGCCGGCCTTTCCATGCTGGCTATTGGCGCCGGAGGTCTGGACGTTGCACTTGCCATGGCAGGTCATTCCTTTAGTCTGCCATGCCCCAAGGTGTTTGGTGTCAAGTTGATTGGTCAACTGAATCCCTGGGTTTCCGGTAAGGACGTAGTGCTTGAAATGCTGCGCAGACATACGGTGAAAGGGGGGGTGGGCAAGGTCATTGAATATTATGGACCCGGTGTAGCCGGCCTTTCTGCAACAGATCGGGCTACCATTGGCAACATGGGGGCTGAACTGGGCGCTACCTCCAGCATCTTTCCGTCAGATGAGCGGACCCGGGAGTTTCTGGTGGCGCAGGGGCGGGGGGATGGCTGGCAGCCGTTAGCGGCTGATAGCGGGGCGTTCTATGATGAGTATGATGAAATCGACCTTTCTGCACTGGAGCCTCTGATTGCCTGTCCATCGTCGCCTGACAAGGTGGTGCCGGTGAGAGAGGTTGCAGGAATTAAAGTTGATCAGGTTATCGTGGGAAGTTCGGTCAATTCATCCTTTCGTGACTTGATGACGGTTTGCCGAATTTTGGAGGGTAAGAGAATTGCGGCGGGAGTCTCTTTTCATGCCAACCCGGGGAGTCGGCAGGTGCTGGAAAATGTGGCCCAGCAAGGGGGGATACTGATGCTGTTGATGGCAGGTGTCAACATCCATCAGTCCGGTTGCCTGGGATGCATAGGTATGGGACAGGCGCCTGGCAGTGGCCAGATTTCGTTACGCACCTTCCCGCGCAACTTCCCCGGTAGAAGCGGTACCAAAGACGACAAGGTCTACCTCTGTTCACCGGAAACCGCAGCAGCATCAGGGCTGAACGGTGTGATTACTGACCCCCGTGATCTGGGCAAGAGTATGTCCTGGCCAGCGGTGAAGAATCCGGATCTGTATCTGGTTGATGATTCAAGCATCATATATCCGCTGTCACCTGCTGATGCAGCTGCAGTTGAGATCATAACCGGCCCCAATATTGTACCGTTTCCTACATTCGAGCCACTACCGGATTCGCTGGCTGCAACGGTTGTCCTGAAGGTGGGGGACAACATCACCACTGACCATATCATGCCGGCCGGGAACAAGATCCTGCCGTTGCGCAGCAATATTCCGGCTATCAGTCGCTACGTCTTTGAGCAGATTGACACCAGCTTTGCTGAGCGGGCGGAAAGTCTGGGAGATGTCGTTGTTGTGGGGGGAGAGAACTATGGTCAGGGATCTTCCCGTGAGCATGCTGCGTTGGCTCCGCGCTATCTGGGGGTACGTGTAAAGATTGCCAAGAGCTTCGCTCGAATCCATAAAGCAAATCTGGTGAATTTTGGTATTCTTCCTCTTGTTTTCAAGAACCCCGTTGACTATGAACTGATTGAGCAGGGTGCGAAGATCGTCTGTAATGGTATACGTGAGTTGGTGCAGGCAGGTGCTACTGAACTGCCGGTGCTTGTTAATGGTGCAGAGATACGAGTGCTCTTGGATGTCTCTGAGCGACAACGGTACGAGCTCCTGGCGGGTGGTACCCTTAATGCGGTTAAAGAAGGCAAGGTATAG
- the pyk gene encoding pyruvate kinase, translating into MQKERRRTKIVATLGPASSSPDMIERLLNTGVDLFRLNFSHGTLDDKSSLINAIRAASAKLGREVGILADLQGPKIRTGRMAGDGMLLKKGQEVVITTADVLGADGLIPTIYTELPRDVTPGSRILLDDGLLELKVLAIEAEEVRCLVVNGGLLKNNKGINLPGVKVSAPSLTEKDLADLDFCLWVDVDYIALSFVRTHEDVEQIKRIIYGAGKDIPVVAKIEKPEALRNFNKILKVSDAVMVARGDLGVEIQAEKVPLIQKKIIQACNQAGKPVITATQMLESMITNPRPTRAETSDVANAIIDGTDAVMLSGETASGAHPLAAVETMARIALDVENAGYGSKANAPVLVTPSIAQAVGEAACRAASCLKAKAIAVFTQSGSTAALISRFRPPIPIVAFTNAVEIQRKLTLYWGVRTKSIKMLESMEQQIALAEQSLLAAGLRKGDIVVIIMGTPIEARGSTNLMKIHKLGAGRFFEIF; encoded by the coding sequence ATGCAAAAAGAGCGGCGCAGGACAAAGATAGTGGCAACCTTGGGACCGGCTAGTAGCTCCCCCGATATGATTGAACGACTGTTGAATACAGGTGTTGACCTGTTTCGGCTGAATTTTTCCCATGGAACCCTAGACGATAAATCCAGCTTGATAAACGCTATTCGTGCAGCCTCGGCAAAACTGGGTAGAGAGGTGGGTATTCTTGCCGATCTGCAGGGGCCCAAGATACGCACCGGCAGGATGGCTGGTGATGGCATGTTGTTGAAAAAGGGACAGGAAGTGGTTATTACCACCGCTGATGTTCTCGGTGCTGACGGACTGATCCCGACGATCTATACAGAATTGCCGCGTGATGTGACACCTGGATCCCGTATTTTGCTGGATGACGGATTGCTGGAACTGAAGGTGCTGGCGATTGAAGCTGAAGAAGTCCGCTGTCTGGTGGTGAATGGCGGGCTGTTAAAGAATAATAAGGGGATCAATCTGCCCGGCGTTAAGGTCTCTGCACCATCGTTAACGGAAAAGGATTTGGCTGATCTGGATTTTTGCCTCTGGGTGGATGTTGACTATATCGCTCTTTCGTTTGTACGTACCCACGAAGACGTGGAACAGATCAAAAGAATCATCTACGGCGCCGGTAAGGATATTCCTGTGGTTGCCAAGATCGAAAAGCCGGAGGCCTTACGCAACTTTAACAAGATTCTGAAGGTCTCCGATGCGGTTATGGTGGCCAGAGGGGATCTGGGGGTTGAGATTCAGGCCGAGAAGGTGCCACTGATTCAGAAAAAAATTATCCAAGCCTGCAATCAAGCGGGAAAGCCGGTCATAACCGCTACTCAGATGCTGGAATCGATGATTACCAACCCGCGGCCAACCAGGGCTGAAACGTCTGATGTTGCCAATGCAATTATCGATGGAACCGATGCGGTTATGTTGTCCGGCGAGACTGCATCCGGTGCGCACCCCCTTGCAGCAGTGGAAACAATGGCGAGAATTGCCCTTGATGTGGAAAATGCCGGTTACGGCAGCAAAGCGAATGCACCGGTGCTGGTAACGCCAAGTATTGCCCAGGCGGTTGGTGAGGCCGCCTGTCGGGCGGCAAGCTGCCTGAAGGCCAAGGCAATTGCCGTTTTTACCCAGTCGGGCAGTACGGCTGCCCTCATATCCCGCTTCCGGCCCCCGATTCCTATTGTCGCATTTACGAACGCTGTTGAGATTCAGCGCAAGCTTACACTCTACTGGGGGGTCCGTACCAAGTCGATTAAGATGCTTGAAAGCATGGAACAACAGATCGCGCTGGCTGAACAATCATTGCTGGCCGCAGGCCTGCGCAAGGGGGATATCGTTGTTATTATTATGGGAACTCCGATTGAAGCCCGCGGTTCTACGAATTTGATGAAGATTCACAAGCTGGGCGCAGGAAGGTTTTTTGAAATTTTTTAA
- a CDS encoding HAD family hydrolase, which produces MYPAAVIFDFDGVIVDTEPIHYQAFQTILEPQGMGYSWQEYIDKYMGFDDRDAFREAFQTAGKEVSQDVLQLLINRKAAIFEEVVKQGVTPYPGVIELIQELADQGIPLAISSGALRSDIMPILEQLKIKDFFTHIVTADDVPQSKPDPASYIGARDKLLYSYPDQLDSSSVIYAIEDTPAGIQSAKGAGLKVIAVSNSYPASKLQQANSIVQSLTQLSGGNWI; this is translated from the coding sequence ATGTATCCAGCAGCTGTCATATTTGATTTTGATGGAGTCATCGTGGACACGGAACCAATTCACTATCAGGCGTTTCAGACAATTCTGGAACCGCAGGGTATGGGATACAGCTGGCAGGAATATATTGATAAATACATGGGGTTTGATGATAGAGATGCCTTTAGGGAGGCGTTTCAGACAGCAGGTAAAGAAGTAAGCCAAGATGTTTTACAACTACTCATTAATCGAAAAGCAGCTATTTTTGAAGAAGTTGTAAAGCAAGGCGTCACCCCCTACCCAGGAGTCATTGAGCTTATTCAAGAACTGGCAGATCAGGGAATACCGCTTGCCATCAGCAGTGGAGCACTTCGAAGCGATATCATGCCGATACTAGAGCAGTTAAAAATCAAAGATTTTTTCACTCATATTGTTACAGCTGATGATGTGCCACAAAGTAAACCTGATCCAGCTAGTTACATAGGTGCAAGGGATAAATTGCTCTACAGTTATCCCGATCAACTTGATTCCAGCAGCGTTATCTATGCAATAGAAGATACACCTGCCGGAATTCAGTCAGCTAAAGGTGCTGGCTTGAAAGTAATCGCTGTTTCTAATAGCTACCCTGCCTCAAAACTCCAGCAGGCAAATTCTATTGTACAGTCACTCACCCAACTTTCCGGGGGTAACTGGATTTAG
- the gap gene encoding type I glyceraldehyde-3-phosphate dehydrogenase, with amino-acid sequence MALRVAINGFGRIGRMVLRAACKDKNIEFVAINDLTSAATLAHLFKYDSVHGVFPGKVEAKDDQLIINGKAIKIFAVKNPEELPWKKEKVDIVLECTGIFTDRSKAELHLKAGAKKVIISAPATNEDITIVMGVNQHLYDPKKHNIISNASCTTNCLAPVAKVLHETFGIEKGLVTTVHSYTNDQNILDLPHKDLRRARAAAMSMIPTTTGAAKAVSLVLPELKGKLDGMAIRVPTPNVSVVDLVVTLKKKTDAAKVNAALKKASKGALKGVLGYEEAPLVSIDYNGNQLSSIVDASCTKVQDGNLVKVLSWYDNECGFSNRVVDLMRLIDSKK; translated from the coding sequence ATGGCTTTGCGCGTTGCAATTAACGGTTTTGGACGTATTGGCAGGATGGTTCTCAGAGCGGCTTGCAAGGATAAGAATATTGAATTTGTAGCTATCAATGACCTGACTTCTGCTGCCACCTTGGCGCATCTCTTTAAGTATGATTCTGTGCATGGGGTGTTTCCCGGCAAGGTGGAAGCAAAGGACGATCAGCTGATTATAAACGGAAAGGCAATCAAGATCTTTGCTGTTAAAAATCCGGAAGAACTGCCTTGGAAAAAAGAAAAGGTTGATATCGTACTGGAATGTACTGGTATCTTTACTGACCGTTCAAAGGCCGAATTGCATCTTAAGGCTGGTGCAAAGAAGGTGATTATCTCGGCTCCTGCTACCAATGAAGATATTACTATTGTGATGGGTGTTAACCAGCACCTGTATGATCCTAAGAAGCATAACATCATCTCAAATGCCTCCTGTACCACTAACTGTCTGGCTCCGGTTGCCAAGGTGCTGCATGAAACCTTCGGAATTGAAAAAGGTCTGGTTACTACGGTTCACTCGTATACCAATGACCAGAATATTCTGGACCTTCCCCACAAGGATCTGCGCCGCGCTCGTGCTGCTGCCATGTCCATGATCCCGACCACAACCGGTGCTGCAAAGGCGGTCTCACTGGTACTCCCGGAACTGAAGGGGAAACTGGATGGTATGGCGATTCGTGTGCCGACCCCGAATGTTTCGGTCGTTGACCTGGTGGTTACGCTGAAGAAAAAAACCGATGCAGCCAAGGTTAACGCCGCGTTGAAGAAGGCCTCAAAGGGTGCTCTAAAAGGTGTGCTTGGGTATGAAGAAGCTCCCCTCGTTTCTATCGATTATAATGGCAATCAACTCTCATCCATTGTTGATGCTTCATGTACAAAGGTGCAGGACGGAAATCTGGTAAAAGTCCTTTCCTGGTATGATAATGAGTGTGGCTTCTCCAATCGTGTGGTTGACCTTATGAGATTGATTGATAGCAAAAAGTAA
- a CDS encoding phosphoglycerate kinase produces MPIRYIDQLKDLKGKKVFIRVDFNVPQDEKGNITEDTRIAGAVPTIKYAVEQGAKVVLASHLGRPKGEKKSKYTMAPAAKRLSQLLGKKVMQAPDCFGPDVSKIIDSMKPGDVVMLENVRFYPGEEKNDPEFAQQLVNGCEIYVNDAFAVSHRAHASVEAITKLVPTIAAGFLMKNEMTFFDKAMSNPVRPLVAILGGAKVSGKLEVLETLVNKVDKIVIGGGMAFTFLKAMGYGVGKSLVEDELIPTAKKIMDKAKKKGVTFYLPVDCVVANAFEANATNFVTTVQEIPEGWMALDIGPASATLFAETLRDAKTVIWNGPMGVFEMDAFCRGTFAVAEAVGNCYATTVIGGGDTDAAVNKAGVAAKVSYISTGGGAFLELLEGKILPGVKALDVKK; encoded by the coding sequence ATGCCGATTCGTTACATTGATCAATTGAAGGATCTGAAGGGTAAAAAGGTATTTATTCGGGTCGATTTTAACGTGCCTCAGGATGAGAAGGGTAACATAACCGAAGATACCCGTATTGCCGGTGCTGTCCCTACCATTAAATATGCGGTTGAGCAGGGTGCAAAAGTAGTACTCGCTTCTCATTTGGGACGTCCCAAAGGGGAAAAAAAATCCAAATATACCATGGCTCCGGCAGCCAAACGACTTTCCCAGTTGCTGGGCAAAAAGGTTATGCAGGCCCCGGACTGTTTTGGCCCTGACGTTTCTAAAATAATTGATTCCATGAAGCCCGGTGATGTGGTGATGCTGGAGAATGTCCGCTTTTACCCGGGTGAAGAGAAAAATGATCCTGAGTTTGCTCAACAACTGGTTAATGGCTGTGAAATCTATGTGAACGATGCCTTTGCTGTTTCCCATCGTGCGCACGCTTCGGTTGAGGCAATCACCAAGCTGGTACCTACCATTGCAGCAGGCTTTCTGATGAAAAATGAAATGACCTTCTTTGATAAGGCAATGAGTAATCCGGTACGTCCATTGGTCGCTATTCTTGGAGGGGCTAAGGTCTCCGGCAAGCTGGAGGTGCTTGAGACACTGGTTAACAAGGTTGACAAGATTGTAATCGGTGGCGGCATGGCTTTTACCTTTTTAAAAGCCATGGGGTACGGTGTTGGTAAATCTCTGGTTGAAGATGAGCTTATTCCAACCGCAAAAAAGATTATGGATAAAGCAAAAAAGAAAGGGGTTACCTTCTATCTGCCGGTTGATTGCGTGGTCGCCAATGCCTTTGAGGCTAATGCAACCAACTTTGTCACCACCGTTCAGGAAATTCCTGAGGGGTGGATGGCTTTGGATATTGGTCCGGCATCCGCTACGTTATTTGCCGAGACCTTGCGTGACGCCAAGACCGTTATCTGGAACGGACCAATGGGGGTCTTTGAGATGGACGCCTTCTGTCGCGGTACCTTTGCTGTTGCTGAGGCCGTGGGTAACTGCTACGCCACAACGGTAATCGGTGGTGGAGATACTGATGCCGCAGTCAACAAGGCGGGAGTCGCTGCCAAGGTTAGCTATATTTCCACCGGTGGCGGTGCGTTTCTTGAACTGCTTGAAGGCAAAATTCTGCCAGGGGTCAAAGCCCTTGATGTGAAAAAATAG
- the tpiA gene encoding triose-phosphate isomerase, whose translation MRTPLIAGNWKLFKTLADATALIDELVPLVSDVKDVEIVVAPVFTAINTVAKAAGKTGVKVAAQDCYWEDEGAFTGEVSPKLLKDAGCSHVIIGHSERRQYFGETDGTVNLKTKAAIRAGLTVLLCVGESLAQRESNDTFKVIETQVRGGLADIPAAELTQIVVAYEPVWAIGTGKTASDAQAQEVHAFIRTLVAQIYGPSEADAMRILYGGSVKPENIKGLMSQPDIDGALVGGASLKAESFAGIVRFKG comes from the coding sequence ATGCGTACACCGCTTATTGCTGGAAACTGGAAGCTGTTTAAGACGCTGGCTGATGCAACGGCCCTGATTGATGAGCTGGTGCCCCTGGTTAGCGATGTCAAGGACGTTGAGATAGTTGTTGCGCCGGTATTTACTGCGATTAATACGGTAGCAAAGGCCGCTGGAAAAACTGGTGTCAAGGTGGCGGCACAGGATTGTTACTGGGAGGATGAAGGGGCCTTCACCGGCGAGGTTTCGCCAAAACTGTTGAAGGATGCTGGCTGTAGCCATGTCATCATTGGCCATTCTGAGCGCCGGCAGTATTTTGGCGAAACAGATGGCACCGTCAACCTCAAAACAAAAGCCGCTATTAGGGCTGGACTGACAGTACTGCTGTGTGTTGGCGAGAGTCTTGCCCAGCGTGAATCAAACGATACCTTCAAAGTGATTGAGACTCAGGTCCGAGGGGGGCTGGCTGATATCCCTGCAGCTGAGCTGACGCAGATCGTTGTAGCTTATGAACCAGTCTGGGCGATTGGCACTGGCAAAACTGCCAGTGATGCGCAGGCACAGGAGGTGCACGCCTTTATTCGGACGCTGGTCGCTCAGATCTATGGCCCTTCAGAGGCTGACGCAATGCGTATTCTCTATGGCGGAAGTGTAAAGCCGGAGAATATCAAAGGTTTGATGTCACAACCAGATATTGATGGTGCATTGGTTGGTGGAGCAAGCCTTAAAGCTGAATCATTTGCAGGTATTGTTCGATTTAAGGGCTGA
- the secG gene encoding preprotein translocase subunit SecG yields the protein MTTLIAILHVLISLFIIGVVLLQSGKGAEMGASFGSGGSQSVFGAGGGGNFMTKLTTAAAIIFMLTSLTLAYLSGHMPASSIMSGKQAQKPAPASPVKPMPAAPAAPVSPVK from the coding sequence ATGACGACCCTCATTGCAATCCTGCATGTACTTATCAGCTTGTTTATAATTGGTGTTGTGTTGCTTCAATCCGGCAAGGGTGCTGAAATGGGTGCTTCTTTTGGAAGTGGAGGCAGTCAGTCGGTATTTGGTGCGGGCGGTGGCGGGAACTTCATGACCAAGCTCACCACTGCTGCTGCTATTATTTTTATGCTGACTTCTCTGACTTTGGCGTATCTTTCTGGACATATGCCTGCATCTTCGATTATGTCTGGAAAGCAGGCCCAGAAGCCCGCCCCTGCTTCACCTGTGAAGCCAATGCCAGCTGCTCCGGCTGCGCCGGTTTCCCCGGTTAAGTAG
- the lepA gene encoding translation elongation factor 4, translating to MDISKIRNFSIIAHIDHGKSTLADRLLEYTGALTAREMQSQFLDKMDLERERGITIKAQTVRLNYTADDGNTYVLNLIDTPGHVDFTYEVSRSLAACEGGLLVVDASQGVEAQTLANVYLALDNDLEVFPVLNKIDLPAAEPERVKHEIEEIIGIDAHDAVLASAKEGIGTREILEEIVKKIPAPQGDVAAPLKALLFDSWYDQYQGVIILVRLFEGSLKKGDKIQLMSTNKAYEALKVGVFSPVMVEVPQLTAGEVGFVIAGIKDVADAKVGDTVTLLHRQCAEMLGGFKEVKPMVFSGLYPIDTAQYEQLRDALAKLKLNDSSFSFEPETSVALGFGFRCGFLGLLHMEIIQERLEREFGLDLITTAPTVVYRVHKMNGDVYSIQSANQMPELQSTEYLEEPFILAHIHVPNDYVGGVLALCEDKRGVQREIKYLTPTRVMIIYELPLNEIVLDFYDRLKSITKGYASLDYEHLEYRRSDLVRMNVLINGEVVDALSLILHRDKAYFRGRDLVSKMKELISRQMFEVAIQAAIGSKIIARETVKAMRKDVLAKCYGGDITRKRKLLEKQKEGKKRMKNVGNVELPQEAFLAILKVDDK from the coding sequence ATGGATATCAGCAAAATTCGCAACTTTTCAATTATCGCTCATATCGATCACGGTAAATCAACACTGGCAGATCGCCTGTTGGAATATACCGGTGCACTGACTGCACGTGAAATGCAAAGCCAGTTCCTGGATAAGATGGATCTGGAACGTGAACGCGGCATTACCATCAAGGCTCAGACCGTACGTCTGAACTACACGGCTGATGATGGTAATACCTATGTTCTTAATCTGATTGATACACCCGGTCATGTGGACTTTACTTATGAGGTGTCCCGTTCACTGGCTGCCTGTGAAGGTGGTTTGCTGGTGGTTGATGCCTCACAGGGCGTTGAGGCACAGACGCTGGCGAACGTGTATCTCGCTCTGGACAATGACCTGGAGGTGTTCCCGGTCTTGAATAAGATTGACCTGCCGGCAGCTGAGCCGGAGCGGGTCAAGCACGAGATTGAAGAGATCATCGGAATTGATGCCCATGACGCAGTGCTTGCCTCTGCCAAAGAGGGGATCGGTACCCGCGAGATTCTGGAAGAGATTGTTAAGAAGATCCCGGCCCCGCAGGGGGATGTTGCTGCTCCCCTTAAGGCTCTGCTGTTCGATTCATGGTATGACCAGTATCAGGGCGTCATTATTCTGGTGCGTTTGTTTGAAGGCTCCCTGAAAAAGGGAGATAAAATTCAGCTTATGTCAACCAACAAGGCCTATGAGGCGCTTAAGGTTGGTGTGTTCTCGCCGGTGATGGTTGAAGTTCCGCAATTAACTGCCGGTGAAGTGGGGTTTGTGATCGCCGGTATCAAGGATGTGGCAGATGCCAAGGTCGGTGATACGGTCACGCTGTTGCATCGGCAGTGCGCTGAGATGCTGGGTGGATTCAAAGAGGTCAAGCCGATGGTGTTCTCAGGCCTCTATCCCATTGATACCGCCCAGTACGAGCAGCTGCGAGATGCGCTTGCGAAGTTGAAGCTGAATGACTCCTCGTTTTCTTTTGAGCCGGAGACATCGGTCGCCCTGGGATTCGGTTTTCGCTGCGGCTTTCTGGGACTGCTGCATATGGAGATTATTCAGGAGCGGCTGGAGCGTGAGTTCGGTCTTGACCTGATCACCACGGCACCGACAGTTGTCTATCGGGTGCATAAAATGAACGGCGACGTGTACTCGATTCAAAGTGCCAATCAGATGCCTGAACTGCAAAGCACGGAATATCTTGAAGAACCATTCATTCTGGCCCACATCCACGTGCCCAATGATTATGTCGGTGGTGTACTGGCGCTTTGCGAGGATAAGCGTGGCGTCCAGCGGGAGATCAAGTATCTGACCCCTACGCGGGTCATGATTATCTATGAACTGCCATTGAACGAAATTGTGCTTGATTTCTACGACCGGCTTAAGTCGATTACGAAGGGTTACGCCTCGCTGGATTATGAGCATCTGGAGTACCGGCGCAGTGATCTGGTCAGGATGAATGTCTTGATCAACGGAGAGGTTGTTGATGCCCTGTCGCTGATCCTGCACCGTGACAAGGCATACTTCCGTGGCCGGGATCTGGTCTCTAAGATGAAGGAGCTGATTTCACGCCAGATGTTTGAGGTGGCCATCCAGGCTGCCATTGGTAGCAAGATTATTGCCCGTGAGACGGTTAAGGCCATGCGCAAGGATGTGTTGGCCAAGTGCTATGGCGGTGATATCACCCGGAAACGCAAATTGCTGGAAAAACAGAAGGAAGGCAAGAAGCGGATGAAGAACGTTGGCAACGTTGAACTGCCCCAGGAGGCGTTCCTGGCGATCCTCAAGGTTGACGACAAATAG
- the lepB gene encoding signal peptidase I, with product MADLNEQQQTEEIQKKSLWREYTESIIIAVLLALVIRTYVVQAFKIPSGSMEDTLLIGDHLLVSKFIYGTKLPFTDIQILKLRDPKRGDVVVFEYPEDPRKDFIKRVIGVPGDVVEGKDKKVYVNGKLYENPHEVHKESEIIPKEQNPRDTFGPIVVPENSYFVMGDNRDRSYDSRFWKFVRRDQLKGLAFIKYWSIEGPWYKFNIRWRNIGRLID from the coding sequence ATGGCGGATCTGAACGAACAGCAGCAGACTGAAGAGATTCAAAAAAAGAGTCTCTGGCGCGAGTATACTGAGTCGATTATCATTGCCGTGCTTCTGGCACTGGTGATTCGAACCTACGTGGTGCAGGCCTTTAAGATCCCTTCCGGCTCCATGGAGGATACACTGCTGATCGGGGATCACCTGCTGGTCAGCAAGTTTATCTACGGCACCAAGCTTCCCTTTACGGATATCCAGATCCTTAAGTTACGCGACCCTAAACGTGGTGATGTCGTGGTTTTTGAGTATCCGGAGGATCCGCGTAAGGACTTCATCAAACGGGTGATTGGTGTTCCCGGAGATGTGGTTGAAGGTAAAGACAAGAAGGTCTATGTCAATGGCAAGCTGTATGAGAATCCCCATGAAGTACATAAAGAATCGGAGATAATACCCAAAGAACAGAATCCGCGGGACACCTTCGGGCCGATTGTGGTGCCCGAGAATTCCTATTTTGTGATGGGGGATAACCGGGATCGCTCCTATGACAGCCGTTTCTGGAAGTTCGTCCGCAGGGACCAGTTGAAAGGTCTGGCATTCATCAAATACTGGTCTATTGAAGGACCATGGTACAAGTTCAATATCCGCTGGCGTAATATCGGGCGGTTGATCGACTAA